The nucleotide sequence TGGGAGAATTTCCCCCTCTCACATGCTGGATGGTTTGCACGGTTGGGAAAGATTCACCCTGACGCGGAGCCGGTCCTCTGGTTCCGGATTGTCTCAGTCTTCTGGAATAATCTATATTTTGCATATTGTGTCCGGGAAAACTAGTCTCTTTTCAAATATCGGCAGGATTCGCCGTTTCTTTGCAGTTTTTTTGAGCCGGGTCTTGTGGAGAAAAATAAAAAAGCCGGAGAAAAACCCCGGCTTTTCGCAACGATCTTTCAATCGCAGTTTTTGATTCTAACTTATCCCACTAAATAAAGAAGAGGGAAGAGGTAAATCCAGATCAAGTCGACCACGTGCCAGAAAAGCCCGACTCCTTCGACAGGAGTGTAGTATTCAGGACCGACTTGGTTTTTGATCACTTTCAAAAGTACCCAGAAGATAAGAAATGCACCTGCAAGAACGTGCAAACCGTGGATCCCGGACATTACGAAATAGAATCCGAAGAACAAAGGCCAATTTTTGGTTCTTTCTAAAAGGGTAAGATGTTCGTATTCAGTTTCGTCCAGATGAAGTTTGTGCTCTCTTTCTGCAACGCTAAGTTTGTTAGCTTCTGCAAGTAATGCACCTACTTTAGTTACCTTCTCACCGGAAGCGTTTAATTCTTCGGTGTAAGCGTATTTACCGGGAACTGTGCCTACGTGGAACTTGTGAGTGTACTCGAAAAATTTTACGACCATGAAGATCGCCGCACAAGCGATTGTCACCGCAAGAGCGATGATCGCCTTATTTTTCAGCCCTCTTTGCACATAGTTGATCCCGAGCGCCATAGTGAAGGAGCTGAATAGAAGAACTACTGTGTTCACCGCACCTAACACAACGGAAAGTTGCTTACTTCCCGCATGGAAAACCTGAGGATACAAAGAATGGTAGATGGAATATCCTACGAATAATCCACCGAACATTAGGATTTCCGTAACAAGGAATAACCAGATCCCTTGTTTAGAAGACTCGTATTGATGTTCTGCGCTGTCGAAATGATGTGCGTGATGAAAACCACCTGTGTGATTAGCGGTACTCATATGGCCCTCCGGTTAGTACTGGGGTCTTGTCAAAGTTTTCGTGTGGAGGAGGAGAAGGAATGGTCCATTCCAAAGTTTTTCCTCCGAAAGGATTGTTTCCTGCTTCTTTTCCTTTCATAAGTGCATGAAACACTCCGAAAAGTCCGACCAAGAATCCTGTTCCGATCAACCAAGATCCAAAAGTGGACATTTGGTTCAACTCGGTGAATGTAGGAAGATAATCGTAGTATCTACGAGGCATTCCCATATTTCCTAAAATGAATTGAGGGAAGAAGGTTACGTTAAATCCGGAGAAAATAAAGACCCAGGAAATTCTTCCGAGTAAGTCGCTATAAATTTTTCCGGTCACTTTAGGGAACCAGTAGATCAATGCTCCCATAAGAGCCATCAGAGTTCCACCAACCATCACATAGTGGAAGTGCGCTACCACGAAGTAAGTATCATGGAAGTGAACGTCCATACCGGTAGAAGCCAGATACACTCCGGTCAATCCACCGATGGTGAATAAGAACATGAACCCGATCGCGAACAACATCGGAGCATCCAAACGAATACTTCCTTTATACATGGTTGCGATCCAGTTGAACAATTTGATCGCTGTAGGAACTCCTACTAACATCGTGATGAAGGAGAATAGAACCCCGGCAAACTCGGATTGTCCGGAAACGAACATGTGGTGTCCCCAAACTAAGAAGGAAACCCCGGCGATCGCTAAGGAAGAGTAAGCGATTGCAGTATATCCGAAGATGATCTTACGTGAATAAGTCGCTACCAACTCGGAGATCACTCCCATCGCAGGAAGGATCATGATATAAACCGCAGGGTGAGAATAGAACCAGAAGAAGTGCTGGAATAGCACCGGATCTCCTCCCAACTGAGGATCAAAAATCCCTACTCCAAGAGTTTTCTCCGCAATCAGCAGAAGTAGAGTGATCGCAAGAACCGGAGTTGCCAATACTTGCAGGATCGCTGTAGAGTAAAGGGCCCAAACCATGAGAGGAATTCTGTTCATGGTCATTCCAGGCGCTCTCAGCTTATGAGTGGTTACAATGAAGTTCAGACCCGTAAGGATTGAAGAGAATCCGATAATAAATACTCCAAGAACCATCGGGATCACTCCCATTCCGGTTTTAATGGAAGAATAAGGAGTGTAGAATGTCCAACCGGTATCTACGTTTTCTAAGAAGAGAGTGGAACCGGTGATCGCAGCACCGATCATCAGCATATACCAGCTCATCAAGTTCAATCTTGGGAAAGCTACGTCTTTTGCTCCGATCATGATCGGAAGAACGAAGTTTCCGAAAATTGCAGGAATCCCTGGAACGATTACCATGAACACCATAATGGCTCCATGGTAGGTCATCATTCTATTGTAAACGTCTGCGGAAAAAAGGGTTTTTCCGGGTGTGAATAATTCTGCGCGAACTAATAGAGCGAAAACTCCTCCTAAAAAGAAGAAGCTCATGATCGCGATAAAATACATGATCCCGATACGCTTATGATCTAAGGTCGTAAGCCAGGACCAAATCCCCTTCTGGTGATTCAGGTAATTATGTTGCTCGTGGGCCATTGTCCGTAATCCTATTTAAGCGTCTTAATGAATTCGATGATGTCCTTGATCTCGTCCTCTTTGATCCTTCCTTGGAAAGAAGACATTGCAGGAGGAAATCCAGCGACGATTTTCGCAGTCGGAACAAGGATGGATTGTTTGATATAAGCATCGTCCGCAACAACGGAAGATCCGTCTGCGAAGTCTCTCTTATTACCGTAAAGACCTTTGAAAGTCGGTCCAACAATCCTGGATCCGTCGATCGAGTGACATCCGCTACATCCAAGGCTTCCTTTAAAAAGAGCTTCTCCTCTTTCCGCGGGTCCTTTGTTACTAGCGCCAGCCATTCCGGCGAGTTTTTCAGACTGCCAAAGAGCGAATTGCTCCCCATCTACCACACGGATCGTAGCCATCATGTTCGAGTGTTTTGTTCCGCAATACTCAGTACAGAAAACCGTGAAGTCACCTTTCTCGATCGGAGTAAAAGTGAAAGTGGTCCGTCTGCCGGGAACCGCATCCATTTTGTTTCGGAATGCAGGAACATAGAAGCTATGCAGAACGTCATCGGAAGTAAGAATAAAACGAATGGTCTTACCGACCGGAACCACTACGACCTCAGGTTTGAGAAGAGTAGAGTCCGGATCATTCTCCACTAACTTTTTGTCGCTGGGGCTATTGATCTCGATATCATTTGCGTATTTGAAAGTCCAAGCCCACTGACGAGCCGTCACGTGAACTTCAACATCACCTTTCTCTCCGACTCTGCGAAGATCATGAAATACACTCCATCCCCAAGCAAAGATGATCATCATGATCACGAAAGGTATGAATGACCAAAGGAACTCAGCAAGAGTATTGTGCGTGATATACGCACTTTTCTGATCTTCCGTTTTTCTTCTATACTTGAAAATGAATATTACCATTCCCCCAATGAGAATGATAAAAGAGATAAGGCCCGAAACAAGAAGGAAGATATAGAGGTTATCTACATCTCCCGATTCTTTAGTCGCTGGAACCGGCATGAAGCTTGTCGCCGTAATAAAAGAGAACCAGTTCATCGGATCGAAATCACTCCTTCCTTTTTTTATACTGTACTAGACGAGTTTTGTTTCTTCCAAAAGCGGAATAAGAACGCTGCAAGAACGAGGACGGTAAGAAAACCGCCGATTCGCATGATATTGAATGCGTATAATGTATACCTATTTTTGGATGGATCAAATTGGAAGCAAAAAAGGGCAACACTGTCAGTCAAATCGCCGATTTTACCGTTTCCTGCCTCTACGAGAGATAATCTCAGGGTCCTTTCATCCATTGGCATCCCTTTTAAATACCTGGAAATTTGTCCATCAGGGGTGATCACATAGGCTACGGAAACATGCACCCATTGATCATTATAAGGATTCCATTTGTACGTAAAACCCAGGCTGGAAGACAATGCCTTTATTTCTGGATCATTTCCGGTTAAAAAACTCCAGCCGGAACCGTCCCCTCTTCCATAATCTTTCACATATACTTCTTTTTTCGCTTTTGCCAGATCCGGTTTTTCTTTCGGATCAAAACTCACCGCTACGTAATTGAATTCTTTTCCAACTTCTAAATTTAATTCTTTGAGCGCGGTTGAGATCTCGTTTAAATAAAGACTGCAGAGTGTGGGACATCTATAATAAACTAAGGTAAGAAGAAGAGGTTTTCCTTCTTTCAAGTAATCGCCGATGCGGACTTGTTTTCCCTGTTCATCCACGAAAGATAGATTGGTATCGATATAATTCCCTAACTTTTCTTCCAGACCAACGCCTTCTAGTTCGGGTGGGACCGCATGAGCAGGCAACTCTCTCTCGGTATCGAAGGATAAAACGGATAGGAATGGTAATAAAAGTATTAAAGCCGCAGCTATTTTAGAAAAATGCTGCGGATGATTGGAGGAGAACAACGTTCTATCCCGGCTTCTTTCCTTACTTCGCTGCTGCCGAAGTGTTAGAAGGAACTACTTCGTTATAATCTTTAACACCTTTGTGGAACGCAGAAAGATAAACGAAATAAAGAATGTTTGCGGCCAATACGACCACGAATGTCCAAAAACCTGCCTTGTTGTAATGGTCTCCGTTTTGGCTCATGGAATGACTCCTAAAGTATCAGAAAAAAAACGTTTCACTTCTGTTAAAAGCGAAAGATACCAACCAGTTTTGGAGACCTGTCCTTTTTTTGAAAGCGTTTTTGCTTTTCAGACCTTTCAGACGTTTAGAACCGACATAAAAAGCTTCTATCCTTAGGTCGGGATAGCAGAACGCTCGTTCTTTAGAATCATCGAATGTACATTGCATGAGAATTAGTCTCAGATCAAAATGGAACCTTTCAATTTTCAAATATCAAATCTCTTGCCCCAAATCAGTCGCGCTCAAGTATGGTAAAGGAGAGCTCGGATTCTCCGAAAAAACAGAATGATCGCCTCTACTTATTCTCATTTTAGAAAGTTTTCTCTCTTTCTCGTCATTTATTCGGTTTTAATTTTTCTAAACTTGTTGTATGGTCCGCTTGTCCGAGCCACTGATTCCGGACTCGCATGCCCCGATTGGCCATTTTGTTTCGGTAAAATTTTTCCGGACTTCGATTTTAATATTTTTATGGAAGTCGGACATAGATATTATTCCGGATTTTTAGGAATTGTTCTTATCGCCGGCACGATCTGGACTGCAATCGTTCCCGAATTAAGGAAACCTTTCCTGGGCTATTTTATACTAGGGATCTTGTTGATTGCTTCTCAAGTAACCTTGGGCGGTTTGACTGTTCTTCTTTCCTTGGATCCTGCGACCGTAAATCTTCACTTATTGAATGCTATTCTGTTCTTACTTTGTATCGTTACAGCTACGTTCAAGGCTCGCAATCTTACAAAATTCCCAAATTCGAATGAATTTCTAACCAAAGAAAGTTTATTGCAAAAGGACCAGATCCCTCTATTGATCGGAGTTTTATTGATATTCTTCCAAATCATTTTGGGAGGAAGAGTAAGTTCCAACTACGCGGGTCTTGCTTGTTTGGAATTCCCGACCTGTAACGGAGAATGGATCCCTTCCGTTCCAGAACCTAAAATACAAATCCAAGTGCAACATCGATTGGGTGCATATCTAGTAGCATTTTACGTTCTTCTAATAAACCTTTATGGAATATTCAAGGGATTTTCGGAAGAGACCAAAAAATACGTGAAAACGGCGATCGTTCTTCTGATCATACAGATCGGCTTGGGAGTTGTAAACGTCTATATGAAACTCCCGAAATTAGTGACTGCTGCACATACCGGAGTGGCCATTCTTCTTTTCTTATCCGTTTATGCGGTTTGGGTCCAAAGAGCTTCCGAGCTTTCTAAGAGTAAGGTTTCTTAAATAGAATGAATAATTTTCTTTCAGACTGGAATCAGATGATCAAACCTAGGGTTACTTCCCTAGTGTTAGCAACAGCTGTGCCTGGTCTATATCTTGGCTCTTCTTCGGCTCCGAGCACCCTTCTGGTTTTTATGACCATGCTTGGGACCTTTTTGATGTCTTCCGCATCTTTTATCTTCAACCAGATCTTGGAAAAAGATAGGGACGCTAAAATGAAACGGACTGCAAATCGTCCGATCCCTGCAGGAAGGATCAGCGGCACTCAAGCTTGGATCGTGGGATTCGCGATGACTTTTGCTGCGTTCGGGATCTTGTATTATTTTGCAAATCTTCTGACTGCGATATGCGCATTTGCGGCGCTTCTCGCTTATGTTTTTCTTTATACCATATTATTAAAACCCAGAACACATCAGAATATCGTAATAGGGGGAGTGGCTGGTTGTGTAGGACCTCTAATCGGTTATGCAGCCGTTAGTAATTCTTTACCTTTGCCGGCTTGGATCTTATTTCTAATGATCTTTCTTTGGACACCTGCTCACTTCTGGGCTCTTGCCATCTTTTTAAAAGAAGATTATAGCGACGCAAATTTTCCAATGCTACCGGTTGTAAAAGGTGTGAAGGAGACCGGACGCTCTATTCTGTTTTACACCGTTCTGTATGTCGGCTCCGTGATCGCGTTCTATTGGGCGGAACCTTCCATGGGTTGGTTGTATATGGTCTCTTCCGTGGCGCTGAGTATATCTATACTTTATCTTTCCGTAAAATTGTTCCAGAATCCTGAGCCTAAATTCGCCAGAGGATTTTTCTTTTTCAGCATTCTGCATTTATTTTTAATCAATATCTTGATCCTAATCGATCATTCCATCCCTGCCTAAAATTAGAAGTTTTCCAAATCCGGTTCGGATATAATTTATTTAGGAGAAAATTTCCTTTACTTTAAACCCCCATTTTCGAGCAAAAAATTTCACTCCGTTTTTTAAACCTTTCAGAGTTGACAGTCGCTTAAGAGCGTATAGTTTTCTCTCCTCAGAGGTTTTTCCCATGATCAATCTTTCTTACTCGGTTCGTCCTTATGTCCTGAAACTTTTGGCTGTTTTAGGTTTAGTTTCACTTTCGGGCTCTCCGATTTTTTCTCAGAACAAACCGGGAGAATTCGACGCGGAATTGTATGCACAGTTAGTAAGACAAAGTAACGTGCAGTTTACAAATCTGATCAAGTCAAAGACTGTGCTTACGGATCATAAAGGATGGAAGAAGCCTATTGACAAAGCGTTCGGCAAACTTTCCAAAAATTCCGGCAACCCTCCTTTTCCTTTAGTTTACAAAATCGTAAAGGAAGGAAGTTTCAATGCATTTGCCATGGCGGGCGGGCAATTTTGTATTCATTCAGGTGCATTAGATTCACTCGATGAGATCATCAAACAAAAAGAAGCGGATGCAGCTCAAAAGTTGGACTTCCATCGAGAAAGATATATAGCAGGAGTATTGTCCCACGAGTTAGCTCACTTCTATAACAGACATGTTTTTAACAGTGTAAAAAAGTTTTATGCACTCAAGGATGAACCGTCCGGAAAAGCATTCTTAGAAAATAGCAAATTTTCACAAGAGCAAGAGTTGGATGCGGACCAAACGGGCTTGTTTCTACTGGATAAGGCAGGTTACGGCGGAGACTTTATGCTGATCACTCTGCAAACTTTGAACGAAGTGGAACAATCTTATAAAGAAGCATTAGCAGCTTCTAAAGCGGATAAAACCAGACCTGAATTGATCGGCTCTCATTATTTCTCCAGCCACCCTTCTCCGAATGAGAGATTGTCCAGACTCAAAACGGATAAACAAGAACTGTACAGCTTCTTGGCTAAGATGGAAAAAACTTTCGATGATATTCAACTGGGAAGAAATTTAGACGATGCCAGATCGAATTTAGAAGACGGACTTAAAAAGTTTCCGGAAAATACTTATTTAAGTAAAGCACTCGCAGTTTGTATGCATAAGATCTGGATGGCAACCGCTTCCAATGAAGAATTAAAATTAAAACCGGTTTTGGACATGCCGTCTTTCAGAGATAATATGGTGTTTCCTCCGGATAAGAGTAAACGTGCAGTTATGAGGATCATTCCGGGAAACGAGGCCGCTTATAATCGTGCCCTCAAAGCATACAGAGAAGTGATCGTAAAAACGGACGATCCGTACTTCCTCTCCAACTATGCAGTATTACTTTCGTATTCTGCCGACGAAAAAGATCTAGACGTAGCTGTTAGCATTGCCAACAAAGCATTCCAAGCCGAAGGAACCGTTTCCTTAGCAAATAACTTGGGTGTCGTTCTATTCTGGACGGACAAAAAGGAAGAAGCTAAAGAACTTTTTAATCGTCTCGCCTTGTCCATCGATCAAAAGATCAGAACTCTTGCTTCTCAGAGCGGAAACAATCCTCAGATCGCTCAGTATTTAAGAACGATCGGGCAATCCACCGCTCAGAAACAACAAGTAGATCCGGATTATATCTATGAGAACTTTACTCCAATCTTGAATATCGCATTGGTAGAATCTTATTCGGCTGTGGATCCCAAATCCAAAGGACTTGCAAATTATTATCTTACCAATTACGATTCCACTTCCGGTTGGGCAAAAGTATTAGCAAAGATCCATTCCATCGAACTGACCGCTCCTACTCCTGCAAACGAAGTGAATGCGTTTAAAGTGGGTGGCGTCGGCCCTGGAGACAAGTTAGAAGATCTTCTAAAAAACTGGGGAAAACCTACACGTATCAAAACGGATAAAAAAAGCGGTTTGGAATATTTCGAATACGATAACAAAGAGACCGCTTTTATTTTAGATATGGGAACGGTAGTGCAAGTGAATGTAGTCGGAGATGCTAGCCCCGGTTTAGGACAAGGAATCACGGTAGGCGCTTCTAAACCTGCTGCGGAAAAACTTTTGGGTTCTAAATTCAGAAAACAAGGCGAATATCACGACTACTACGAAAAAGGAAAAGCTTTCGTGAAGTATAATAAACGGGGAAAGATTGACCTTTTAGTGGTTCAGTGAAGTTGATTTAGATTTTTTAAAATCAGCCTCGAAAGGTTTTCGAGGCTTGGCTTTACTATATCATAAATTCTTAATTTTAAATATTAAGAATTTATGATTATTGAGCCAGCAGAACGCTCTGACTCGGATAAATAATTTTTATATTCAGCTCTAGATTCTTCCATATCTTTATATATCAAAGAAGCTAACGAGGATAATTCCTCCAGTTCAATATCCTTAATCTTTCCGGCATTTTTGGCTTCTTCGATAACGCTAGTAAAAAGCATATCCATTGGATCAGTGTTTCCAGGCATTCCAAGCTCCTTTAAGATTATTCCGATACATTACGGAAGGAGGGAAACTCTCTTCAAGCCTTTGAGGTTTTGAAGGGTCGTCAAGTAAAAATAATGAATTCGTATATTGTATTGCTAGAACGGATCTCAATGATTCATCTCCTGTAGCATCCATAAGAATTCGGCCTACTACCGAATCAGAATTTGATATATAATGTTCCTTAAGGCCAATTTCAGCAAGCCAAATGAACTTCGGTAAAGCTAATTCTAAAAACACTTTTCCTAACTTTCCGAATTTATCCTTTAAAGGAAACCAAAAGCCCTTCCATGATTTTGAGGACGTCAGCAATAATCGAAAAGTAAATGGGCCTTGCTCTTTTATTGGCTCAAGACCAAATCGTCTATCCCTTAAAACTGCCTTTGCAAGAGTCCTTGCCCGAATCGCATCCAAATGAATTTTCGGATACAAAGGAACTACAGTATTTACTACATGCGCTCCTTGAAACTGACTATTACTTTGATAATATTCGAACGGATTTTCAATCATTGCAAACTGGTAAGGAGTATGATTATCGTCTTGGAAAATATATTTTCCGGGAATGCTTGCTGTGTCGATTATATCCACTTCTTGGCCATTATATAAATTTAATTTTTCGGAGTTTGCATGATTAATTGAATCGACTGATCTAACTTCATGGCCAATTAAAACAACTGCATGAGATATATTTTCATTATTTACAGTTAATATTTGCGGTATGCCGGATTCTGCGTAAGTATATATGGTTTCATAAAAGACTTTCTTTTGATTTTCAGAACTTCCAATACTATAAATCATACTGCCAAAGCCGAATTCTTTCAGTGCACGAGAAATCTGTAATGAGGTAAGACCTTCAGAAGGGAGACTTCTTCTAGGATACGTAGATTCAAGGGCCTTCCGAATTTTAGAAGGCAAGACTGGAATATAATCTCTATATCTTTGAGAAAAATATTCCATTACCGACCAAATACAAGTTTCTGCACAAGTATGAGTATGAGAATCTTGTGAAGAATAAGGAAAACCTACGCTTGAAATAATTTTTCCTCTCACTTGGACTTTCACTTCGGATAAGCATATCTCTGCATTTTCTCTCCGTTTCATAAGCTCCGGAGATATATGGCTTCTCCCCAATAAACGATGTGGAGTTGGTCGCAATACAACAAAGCCAAAATATGATTTAGAACCGTCAGCTGGATCTGAGACTGAAGAAGAATTAAAGAAATGAATCCTAATGCAATCTCTTTCATATCTTCTATGTTTTGCGGAATAATATGTATAATAGCTATCTCTATAAAGGGGGTCTACATAAGGATATTCAAAGACAACAATCGCTTCATCTTTAATTTCCAGCCAAAGCTGTTCCAAACGCTCAAACCCTTGTTTTACATTCAAATCGCCAACCGAAAAACCAGGGTAATCTGTTATAATAGTCTTGAATTGTGCTTTCCAGTCATTTAAAGAAAAAGATTTCAGCTTTATCATAGAGATATTAAAAGGACGAATAACGTTCTAATAAAATATCGCCCGTAATTGAAAAATTTAAAGCTATTTTTTACGATTAGATCGGAATTCTTATTCAGTTTTTCTAATAAACCACCTTATTCCAATTCCCACAATTGAAACCAAAATTGCCGGGACCCAAATATACAAAAGTTCCGATTGGATCACAACCCATCCTCTTGCAGTAAAAAAATTCCTAGGGCCGATTGGAGAAACTCTTATCGGCCTGAACTCGAAGAAAGTTCTTTCAGAACTCCAAGGTATCAAAAATCCGACTCCTAAACCGCCTGTGGTCATTGCATCCAACACTCCATGAGAGACCGTAGATACAAAAAGAAATGAAAAGAGAGTAAGCCAGCTTACTTTCAGTTTGATCTTGAAGAATGCCACAATGCAGGACATTACCAGCGCGAATAAAATAGAATGAGTAAATCCTCTGTGGCCCCAATCGCTTTCATACGGGATCCCGAATTTAAAAGCGACTACGTCAAAATCTGGAAGAACAGAGAAAAATATTCCAAAAATCGCAAGTAAGACCGGGATTCTTTTTTTTCCGAAAAAGAAGAAAAGGGAAATTGGAACCGCTGGGTGGGAAAAGATTGTAGCCATTATTAATCTATTTCAAGTCCTACAACGGACCAAACTCCCGTCTTTACGGAAAAAGATCCTCATCTCCATTCCCTTCTCAGGAGCCTGGGCATGATAATCCAATTTGCATTCCGATTCGGAAGGTGAGAAAGGATTTCGGGGAAGTTTTTCCTTAGGACACCAAAATCTTTCCTTTTCGGAACTATATAATTTCCAATCGGAAGGATAAAGAGGGTGGATGCCTGCGTCTAAGAACAGGTTCCTGGAGAGTTCCTGAGGCTGGTAAGGACTTCCTCCTCCGTGAACTCCTACAAACATATCCATTCTATCGTCTCGGATGTACAGAGGTGATCCCGTATCATTCAAGCAGAAATAACCGTCGTGGCTTTTACCATTCTGCATTTTGATCCTCTTTTCTTTGATCCTGGGAATAAACGCCAACGCGCCGATGACCTTTGACTTATTGCAGGAAAAAATTTTAGACCCGATTTTCTCGCAAAGATCCTTAAAACTTACTGCCAAGGTTCTGTAAGGAAACACCTGATAATTGTATCCTGCTCCCCAACCCCATTCCAGATCGTAGAGCTCGTATTTTCCCTCTCCTGCGAAATGGTACTTCTTTCCATCCTTTGCGATCCCACTTCCTTCCCAGCGCACTTGTTCTAAGAATGTAGCGGACGCTCTGCCGATCTCTTTTCCGGAAGGAGAATAAGCCGCTACCTCCGTTCCAGGAAAAGCTTCTTCCAATGCCAAATGATAATAGGTAGGATAATAGGTTCCTAAACTTGTAGGTTGGAATTCAGACAAACGTTCCAGGTCTTCTTGGGAGAGAAACCTTTCTAAAGGTTTAGGAGAATGATCCAAAGTGGTCTGCATGGGCCGAAATGTATGTTGGTAAGCAAGGGGTTTCAAATTTGCCCTTGGATAGATACAGGAATCCTTAGAGCGACGTATCTTTGATTGTTCGGACTTTATGAATGGATCTTCTAAAATAACGGCTTCTCCGTGAAATACACGGATACTTTGCTCCTTTTCAGGAAACTTACATTCACAACCTTCCGAAGAGTTAACGCAGAGTACTTTTGCGTAAACCGGAGGAGAGTTTTGGCTGAATAGGGAACTAGAAAATAGGAATAAAAGTAGAAGGCGGAGTAATATCCCGCTCCCAATAGGGAGCGGGACCAGTTTTCTCAGAAAAAAGAGCAATTAGATATTGCTCCCTCCTTCGCCGGAACCGCCGGTTGGGAACAGGCTTGGTGCAGGCGTAGGTTCTGGGGTCGCAACTGGAGCAGCAGGACGAGGCGCCGGTTTCGGAGCAGTTTTTTTCTTAACTACTTTCTTTTTAGGCGCAGTCTTCTTCTTAACTGCTTTTTTCTTAGTGGCTTTAACGACCTTTTTTTTCGCTACTTTCTTCTTTGCCGCTTTCTTCTTCGGTGCGGCTTTTTTCTTTGCTTTCTTCTTAGCTACCATGGTAGATACTCCTTGTATCTGGGGAATCTTTCCGTTATTCCTAGAGTAAATTTCCACTCGTAAGACTTAGAGCCAAAAGAGTAAAACCTTTTTTCATTTTCTTTCGTTAAAGCAATCTAAAACGATTCATAATGTTTCGTTTCTATCTCTAAGTTGCGCTGAATGAGTATCCTAGATCGGTAAATCTCTCTTCAGGAGAACGTAGTCGATGGCTGATTAAGAAGGTTTTGACTAAACCTTTTCCTTTCACATTGATCTCTCCCCTTTCCGTTAAAGCAAAATCGGATCGAATGAGTTCTGCAGTGGACTCTGTAACCTGAATTTCTCCCGGAACACCGTGAGATTCCATACGACTGGCAAGATTTACTGCGTCTCCCCAGATATCGTAGATGAATTTTTTCGTACCGATGACACCTGCAACTACTGGACCCGTATTAATCCCAATCCTCATACGCAGTTTCGTACCCATTTTTTTGAGTTTGAATTTGGAAAGAAGCTCCTTCATATCCCAAGCCATATGAGCGACAAGCAAAGGATGCGCCTCATTCGGTAGAGGAAGGCCCCCTACCGCCATATACGCGTCTCCAATCGTCTTAATTTTCTCCAAACCGTACTTTTCTGCCAGAATATCGAAGTGAGAGAACACTTCGTTTAAGAGTCGTACTACGGACTCGGGCCTCATCACTGCGGAAAGTTTAGTGAAACCCACGATATCCGCAAAAAGAATAGAAACTTTCGGATAACTGTCCGCGATAAGC is from Leptospira sp. WS58.C1 and encodes:
- a CDS encoding cytochrome c oxidase subunit 3 family protein; the protein is MSTANHTGGFHHAHHFDSAEHQYESSKQGIWLFLVTEILMFGGLFVGYSIYHSLYPQVFHAGSKQLSVVLGAVNTVVLLFSSFTMALGINYVQRGLKNKAIIALAVTIACAAIFMVVKFFEYTHKFHVGTVPGKYAYTEELNASGEKVTKVGALLAEANKLSVAEREHKLHLDETEYEHLTLLERTKNWPLFFGFYFVMSGIHGLHVLAGAFLIFWVLLKVIKNQVGPEYYTPVEGVGLFWHVVDLIWIYLFPLLYLVG
- a CDS encoding COX15/CtaA family protein, which translates into the protein MIASTYSHFRKFSLFLVIYSVLIFLNLLYGPLVRATDSGLACPDWPFCFGKIFPDFDFNIFMEVGHRYYSGFLGIVLIAGTIWTAIVPELRKPFLGYFILGILLIASQVTLGGLTVLLSLDPATVNLHLLNAILFLLCIVTATFKARNLTKFPNSNEFLTKESLLQKDQIPLLIGVLLIFFQIILGGRVSSNYAGLACLEFPTCNGEWIPSVPEPKIQIQVQHRLGAYLVAFYVLLINLYGIFKGFSEETKKYVKTAIVLLIIQIGLGVVNVYMKLPKLVTAAHTGVAILLFLSVYAVWVQRASELSKSKVS
- the cyoE gene encoding heme o synthase, translated to MNNFLSDWNQMIKPRVTSLVLATAVPGLYLGSSSAPSTLLVFMTMLGTFLMSSASFIFNQILEKDRDAKMKRTANRPIPAGRISGTQAWIVGFAMTFAAFGILYYFANLLTAICAFAALLAYVFLYTILLKPRTHQNIVIGGVAGCVGPLIGYAAVSNSLPLPAWILFLMIFLWTPAHFWALAIFLKEDYSDANFPMLPVVKGVKETGRSILFYTVLYVGSVIAFYWAEPSMGWLYMVSSVALSISILYLSVKLFQNPEPKFARGFFFFSILHLFLINILILIDHSIPA
- a CDS encoding SCO family protein — its product is MAAALILLLPFLSVLSFDTERELPAHAVPPELEGVGLEEKLGNYIDTNLSFVDEQGKQVRIGDYLKEGKPLLLTLVYYRCPTLCSLYLNEISTALKELNLEVGKEFNYVAVSFDPKEKPDLAKAKKEVYVKDYGRGDGSGWSFLTGNDPEIKALSSSLGFTYKWNPYNDQWVHVSVAYVITPDGQISRYLKGMPMDERTLRLSLVEAGNGKIGDLTDSVALFCFQFDPSKNRYTLYAFNIMRIGGFLTVLVLAAFLFRFWKKQNSSSTV
- the ctaD gene encoding cytochrome c oxidase subunit I, with the protein product MAHEQHNYLNHQKGIWSWLTTLDHKRIGIMYFIAIMSFFFLGGVFALLVRAELFTPGKTLFSADVYNRMMTYHGAIMVFMVIVPGIPAIFGNFVLPIMIGAKDVAFPRLNLMSWYMLMIGAAITGSTLFLENVDTGWTFYTPYSSIKTGMGVIPMVLGVFIIGFSSILTGLNFIVTTHKLRAPGMTMNRIPLMVWALYSTAILQVLATPVLAITLLLLIAEKTLGVGIFDPQLGGDPVLFQHFFWFYSHPAVYIMILPAMGVISELVATYSRKIIFGYTAIAYSSLAIAGVSFLVWGHHMFVSGQSEFAGVLFSFITMLVGVPTAIKLFNWIATMYKGSIRLDAPMLFAIGFMFLFTIGGLTGVYLASTGMDVHFHDTYFVVAHFHYVMVGGTLMALMGALIYWFPKVTGKIYSDLLGRISWVFIFSGFNVTFFPQFILGNMGMPRRYYDYLPTFTELNQMSTFGSWLIGTGFLVGLFGVFHALMKGKEAGNNPFGGKTLEWTIPSPPPHENFDKTPVLTGGPYEYR
- the coxB gene encoding cytochrome c oxidase subunit II, which produces MNWFSFITATSFMPVPATKESGDVDNLYIFLLVSGLISFIILIGGMVIFIFKYRRKTEDQKSAYITHNTLAEFLWSFIPFVIMMIIFAWGWSVFHDLRRVGEKGDVEVHVTARQWAWTFKYANDIEINSPSDKKLVENDPDSTLLKPEVVVVPVGKTIRFILTSDDVLHSFYVPAFRNKMDAVPGRRTTFTFTPIEKGDFTVFCTEYCGTKHSNMMATIRVVDGEQFALWQSEKLAGMAGASNKGPAERGEALFKGSLGCSGCHSIDGSRIVGPTFKGLYGNKRDFADGSSVVADDAYIKQSILVPTAKIVAGFPPAMSSFQGRIKEDEIKDIIEFIKTLK